The genomic window CGGTCCCGGCTGCTTCATGATGAATACCGGCTTTACCCTGCCGGGATTCCCCAGCATGGGATCCTGGGTGACCTATGGGCTGGGCTGTGAAAGTGAAAACCTGCCGGCGTTTGTGGTCTTGCCCGATGCTCGCGGCTTGCCGCCCGGTGGAATCATTAATTGGGGTTCGGGCTTCCTGCCCGCGGTGCATCAAGCCACCACGTTTCGAACCCAAGCCGGTCAGCAACCGATCGAAGACCTGTTTCCGCCCGAGCATTTCGCCGACGCGGGATCCGGCGCCGATCAAGCCGATCTGGAACTGCTGCAGATGCTGAATCGACGGCACCTGGAAAACCATCCGGGTAACAGCGAATTAGAAGCTCGCATCTCCGCTTATGAAATGGCCGCCCGGCTGCAACTGAGTGCACCGGAGGTGACGAACTTGGCGCAGGAATCCGCCACCACGCAAGCCATGTACGGCCTGGAGGACGAAGACATCGGTTCGTTTGGCAGGCAGTGCCTGTTGGCCCGTCGGTTGGTCGAACAAGGCGTGCGGTTTGTGCAGATTTACTGCGGAGCGGAAAACACGACGGCCAAGAAGATTCGCCCCAACTGGGATTCGCACGAAGACGTCGTCCGCGACCACGGTTACTGGGGCCGCATTCTCGACTGTGGCGCATCGGCACTATTAACCGATTTAAAAGCTCGCGGATTGTTAGACGAAACGCTTGTGATCTGCACCACCGAGTTTGGTCGTCAACCGGCGGCGCAAGGCGCCGCCGGCAGCGGTCGCGACCACAATGCGGGAGCGTTTACGGCCTGGATGGCAGGCGGCGGCATTCGCGGCGGCGTGGGCTATGGCGCCACCGACGAACTCGGCTATCAAGCCGTCGAGTCGCCGGCGTACTGTTACGACCTGCACGCCACGGCGCTGCACCTGCTGGGCATCGACCACACGAAACTGACGTATTACCACAACGGCATCCAGCGCCGACTTACCGACGTCCACGGCCACGTGATCCAACCAGTGCTCTCGTAGCTACGCTCGCCAGAGCGTGGGACAGCAGCTGCAACCACGCAGCCCACGTCCTCCCCTCTACCGCTCAGCCGCCCCGTCCCCGGCCTGCTCAACGTTCTCCGCCTCTGCCTTCTCCGCCTTGAGCTTGTCCGTGGTTTTGGCGACCTGAGCTTGCATGGATTGCAGCAAAGGTTTTATCGCCTGTTTTTGAGCTTCACGTTCCGCAGGACTTAATTTCTCGGCTTCGCCGCTGCCTGCGTCCAGGTCTTTCATCAGCTGTTTGTACAGATCAATCATCACCAACCCGACTCCGATATTCCATCCATCCTGGGGCGTGAAACGCGTGGT from Roseimaritima ulvae includes these protein-coding regions:
- a CDS encoding DUF1501 domain-containing protein translates to MLHKLPQLDRRRLLSAAAGGFGWLAARAMLHDEARAADASAVPAPHHPPRAKAVIQIFCPGGMSHVDTFDHKPELAKRAGTPFDADGKLEFFASKPGNCQPSYWKFRQHGQSGLWVSDLLPKLATCVDDIAFLYSMHSKTALHGPGCFMMNTGFTLPGFPSMGSWVTYGLGCESENLPAFVVLPDARGLPPGGIINWGSGFLPAVHQATTFRTQAGQQPIEDLFPPEHFADAGSGADQADLELLQMLNRRHLENHPGNSELEARISAYEMAARLQLSAPEVTNLAQESATTQAMYGLEDEDIGSFGRQCLLARRLVEQGVRFVQIYCGAENTTAKKIRPNWDSHEDVVRDHGYWGRILDCGASALLTDLKARGLLDETLVICTTEFGRQPAAQGAAGSGRDHNAGAFTAWMAGGGIRGGVGYGATDELGYQAVESPAYCYDLHATALHLLGIDHTKLTYYHNGIQRRLTDVHGHVIQPVLS